The Silene latifolia isolate original U9 population chromosome Y, ASM4854445v1, whole genome shotgun sequence sequence CTTTGTTGTGGTCATGCTGCTAAAACCAAGGATGCCTGCCAGGTTTACATTGAGTCTCGTTATTTCGACGATGAAGACGTAGTGAAGATAATGAAATGCCATTTAGAGCACAACCATGAGATGGATCCTAAGAAAAGGCGATTTTTTGTTGGGTTTAGACATATAAATGACTACTTCAAAAAGAGGATGATGATCAATGATGCTGCTGGTAtttcaatattaaataattacaAGTCGTTGGTCTTGGAGGGGTGGGGGGGTCATGAGAACCTTGGCTTTAAGTTTAGTGATAGTCGAAACGCCGTCAATCAAGAACGAAGACGTGGTCTTATAGATGGCGATGCTGAAGAATTGAAGGCATATTTTGAGAAGATGAAAGAGGAGGATCCTAATTATTACTATGCAATTGAGCTCGACGATTTTGGGGCTCCaatgaatgttttttttagtgTGATTCACGCTGTCGAGCTATGTTTAAAGCGTACGACGACGCTGTGACGTACGATACAACTTTCTTGACGAATATGTAAGATGTTATATCTCAATTTATTTGTGTTAaaatattattttgattaatCATATTTGTCGTTTGTTTGGTTATGTAAGAATACAAGTGTTTTTGTACGGAGTATATATGTTTTTGTGTTAATGTTTTACCTTGCTTCAAGaatttataaaattaaaattaaaattaccaATTTAATTGTACTATATCATTATTCTGATTAGTAATATTATTTGTTTGGTTATATAAGTTTAAGTTTTGTTTCGTAGGATAGTTGTATagttgacagggctgtcgtatacctatcaaaaataactaactaaactaacgatatagctagggaagtcaggtcgatctcctcaaggaagcaagatatctgtaagagtccgactatttggtcacaaatggggggtttgtaATTGGTTTCCTAACTAAAAGATTTATAGGAAGAGAAGCAAGGAGAGAGCAATAAAGacagaaaatgagaataaactatcaatagagagggtaCATGTcaagatttcggttcactacggtagtccagtgactcaactgtaaacaacttagataaattactgcgagacggatacggaaaggtccttccggtccactttctatcctaaattatcactaacttaactttcgtcctcgccagggtagtctactgttcatagcaggcctatttagtccaatcttccgatccaggattaaatttaaccagattaaaagggtgactcagaagcgtgcactcaactaagtcggtaaatacagttatattgctatggggacagagtctcacaattaattcatctaacctatttactatatcgtcacatttctactgtagatcccctaatcccaacatgaaacagattagctactcatgctattaatattatcaaaactaataacaaagaataaactaacattaagcatgatgaaataataataaaattgcatacaagtaattagggcagaaaattaaagggacaaaacaagtaattaagatgaataaaagagagattaatattaaaaagagagaaagagattacaatcggaAGAATCCAGCGTAAAGAACAAATACatccgagcgagaaaatccgaaagcaaaagttacagtgaaagagagaaagcaacgcaGTCTTTACTGTGAAAGATAAAATGATAAGATAAAATCTgaatgctaatgacctagttattatgcgtttaaatagaaaaaaatactaagtccataagctaaaacacgttcacggactaattaaagcccatgacagccaaaaccactcgatcgagtagtctgaaacaactcgatcgagtacttctccaaaATATCTACTCCATCGAccaaaattgttactcgatcgagtaactcctaattccagctctatcgatcgagtaagacaaagcactcgatcgaccaactcagccatagaaaccactcgatcgaccaataaaacagctcgatcgagtgttcttccccAAAATACTCAAACTCGTGACCGATTTGCTcagtagaccattccttcacgcatcccaatgcaagatctcactctgaacaatcccgtctcctcaaaatgcatgcaaaaagggacgaaaatggtacgattctactacttccacgttcattcctacaaaacggacaaaacgaaccaaagtagccaattcggggcaaaatgcaatataaacagtacgaaagtacatagaaatacgtgctaaaataggctagaaagactatacaaaatgcacgtatcaaatctccccaaaccaaacctttactcgtcctcgagtaaactaaaatgcaactaatgtaacggaaatgaaaactcagagctagcttaacttgtctacttgaaccagttt is a genomic window containing:
- the LOC141628773 gene encoding protein FAR-RED IMPAIRED RESPONSE 1-like → MYERLRLCCGHAAKTKDACQVYIESRYFDDEDVVKIMKCHLEHNHEMDPKKRRFFVGFRHINDYFKKRMMINDAAGISILNNYKSLVLEGWGGHENLGFKFSDSRNAVNQERRRGLIDGDAEELKAYFEKMKEEDPNYYYAIELDDFGAPMNVFFSVIHAVELCLKRTTTL